CGCCTCGCCGCACACGAGACCTCGACTATGGAGGGTGACCCTGCTCGGCTACGTCTCCGCGCTCGCCGCCGTGGCGATCGATCAACTCAGCAAGGTCTGGGCAGAGGCGACCCTCGCTGTCGGCGAGCGTCATCCGGTGCTGGGCGACATGCTCGCGATGCAGCTCACCTACAACCCGGGGGCGGCATTCTCGCTCGGCGCCAGCGCAACGCCGCTCATCACCGTCCTCGCCGCTGCGGGCACGATGTTCGCGGCTTGGCTCACCTGGAGAACCACGTCGCTGCCGTGGGCGCTCAGCCTTGGCCTCATCCTCGGCGGCGCCCTCGGGAACATCATCGACCGCCTGGCACGACACCCCGGTCCCGGCCGAGGCCACGTCGTGGACTTCATCGCCTACGCCGACTGGTTCATCGGAAATGTCGCAGACGTGTTCGTATTCGGTGGTTTGGCGCTCTGCATCGCCTTCGCCTTCATGGGTAAGCCCATGCGGCCCTAGCCCTGAGCACGTGGCTGTGGTGCGCGCGGGCGAGTCCGAGCGCGGGAGCTCACGACCTGAGTTGATATCCCCGGTATCCAGTCGAATAGGGTACGAAGCCCTCACGCCCGTCTGATATCCCCCGCGCGCCCAGGCGAGCCTCGCTCCAATCTGGTCGCTGACCGGTGCTTTCCCAGCGCGAACCCGGCCCGTGACAGTCGAGGGTCGCTCCGATTGGTGCAAATCCTGCACCACCACGGATGCGCTCCTGACCGGCACTTTCGCGCTCGTTGTTGCATTTTCTGACCGAATGGTGCAGATTCTGGTACGGAGGTCACCATGGAGTCCTCGGGTCGAGTGCACCTGCTTCGGGCCTCCGGCGCGCCCGTCGATCAGGACGCGCTGGTCACATCGATGCTCGACGGCTGGGCGCGAGCGCAACTCGCACAGGCCTTCCAGCAGCGCACTATCAATCGCCGCTCGCGCTCGGTGCAGCGCCTGATCGACTGGTCCGGGAAGTACCCCTGGCAATGGACACAGCTCGAGGCCGAAGACTTCTTCGCCGAGCTGCGCGGGATCCACCACCTGGCACACTCCACGATCCGGGCGATCCAGACCGACATCGCCCTGTTCCTCGGCTACGCGGCAGACCCTACCTACCCTCGGGCCCGGCACTGCTCCGAACTGCTGGGCGCGCCATTCAACCCGATCGCAGCCCGACGCATGGTGCATCGTCAGGAGGGCCCAGCGAACCCCTCCAAACGCCCCTTCTCCCCCGCCGAGCTGCAGGCATTCTTCGACTACGCCGACGACGAGGTCGAACGCATCCTGCGCTCCGGCAAGCACGGCGCCCTGGCTTCGGGATCGCGACATCGACGGTGCCGACGCGCGTGTCGAGCGGGCGGTGCCGGTAGCCGTTGCGATGCGTCGTGCGGTCGGGGCTGGGCTGGCCCCATTCGGCGCCGACGACCGTGTCGGCGTCGGCGTTGATCATCGTCTGCAACAGCGAGCGCATCAGATCCGGCGATGCGTCGGTCAGGGCTTCTGCCAGCACGCCGGCAGGGTCGACAATATGAGGAGCGGTCATCGTGATGACTCCATTCGAGTGGGTTGTAGGAGATTCCTCGAAGGATCACACGGTGACCGCGTCTACGTCATCGTGACGAGCCGCGCCACCGGCGTTACACCACTATGCGGGACTCAACTCAGATGGTCGGGCCATCGGTGTGTCGTGAGCACGACGTTCGCTCCAACGGACTGACTTGTTCGAGGTGCGGTCGCTGTGTTCCAGGAGCGAAGATGGGATGCACGGCCCGTGTCGTTGGGCGCGGACGGCGGCGAGCGCTCTCCACATCATCGTGACTCGCTAAGGGATCGGCTTACGGGCCGTGAGTCACGGCAGCACCCACCTAAAGTTGAAACCGCCACGGAGCATCCACAGCACCCCGCCACTTAACGGCGAAAGCCACAAACTACGACTCTTTTCGCGTCCACAACGCGTCTCAGAATTAATCGCGCGTCCGCAGGTTCTGCGACCCTTTCTGACACACCGGATCGTGCGTTACTCCATACCGTCTAGGCGCCGCGTTCCCCGGTGCACCGTCGTTCAGGCAGGGTTGCCTCCACTGGCGGCGAGTGCGGCCAGTTCGCTGCGGCGAGACGCACCGAGGTGCCGCATGGCCTGCCGCACGTGGAACTTCACCGTGTTGGCACTGATCCCGAGATGATCGGCGACCTCAGGGTTCGTCATGCCTTGGGCGATCAGGACGACGACCTGCCGCTGCCGGGGGGTGAGATCCTCGAGAGCGGTCCCGGTCGCTGGCGCGGGCGGGTCTAGGGGGAAGACGATCTGCAGGTGCGATCCCCAGCCGGGCGTGGAGTCGAGGTCCCAGGTGCCGCCGGCGGACTCGACGTGCTCGGCGACGGGTCGTAGCGCGTCATCCTCGCGCCGCACCTGCCCGGGACCGTCGTCGTGCATATTGACCAGCAGGTTGGTGCCGTCGCAGGCCCACTCGATGCGCTCACGTGTGACGTCGCCGGCGTCGAGATGTACCAGCAGCGCGTTCCGGACCGCCGCCCGGGCGGCGCGCGCGGTCGGGGCCGGGACCGCGCGGCCCGTGGCGGGCGGTGGGATGAACTCAATCGCCATGTCGCCGAACCGGTTCAGCGGGGCCAGCTCGTCCTTCAGCTTCTCGAACGCACCGACCGCCGGCTCGAACGCCTCGGCCTGCTCCGCCTCGACCGTCTCGCGCAGCGCGATCATCGTTCGGGTCGCCAGCTGCTCGGCCTCGACACGGGCCACGCGGTCGGTCAGCCGGTCGGAGCGCAGGATCGCGAGCAGGGACCGGATCGCGACGGCGAACCGGTCCGGATCCCTTCCGGTCTCGGAACGGTCACTCTGGGGCGCCTCCATCCGCCCGAGCCTACCCGGACGGGTGGGCACCCTCCGCCTCCGGGTAGAGGTGCGGACCGCCCCGCGCTCCTACCGTGAAGGGCATGAGCACCACAGTTCAAACCGCCCCCTGTGCGTCATCGAGCACCTCCACAGTTGTGCAGATCGCCGAGGAGATCAGCGGCGTTGCGGCTCGGATCCAGCACGACGAGACAGCCGCCCTGGAAGCTGCCGCGGACCGCATCCGCGGTGCCCGGCGCGTCTTCGTACACGGCGCCGGACGCTCCGGCATCGCGCTGCGGATGGTCGCGATGCGGTTGATGCACCTGGGCCTCGAGGCCCACGTGGTCGGTGAGGCGACCGCCCCCGCCCTCGGCGAGGGCGACCTGCTGATCGCCGCCAGCGGCTCCGGCACCACCGGCTCCGTGGTGCGCGTCGCCGAGGCAACACGCTCGGCCGGAGGTGAGGTCCTGGCGCTGACCACGGACGACGCCTCCCCGCTGGCCGCGCTCGCCACGACCACGGTCGTCGTCCCGGCGGCCGCCAAGTCCGACCGCAGCAGCCGCGTCACCGCCCAGTACGCCGGCTCGCTGTTCGAGCAGAGCGTGCTGGTCGTCGGCGACGCACTCTTCGCCGTCTTGTGGCACCGCTCGGGGCAGGACCGCGACCAGCTCAAGGCCCGCCACGCGAACCTCGAGTGATGCTCCACCGCCGACTTCTCACACTCCACCGAAAGGAATCCCCATGAAGATCCAGTTCGCCATCGACACCACCACTACCCAGAAGGCGCTGGAGCTTGCGGCCGCCGCAGCCCCCAGCGTCGACATCCTGGAGCTGGGCACCCCCCTGATCAAGTCCGAGGGTACCGCCGCGATCACCGCGCTGAAGAACGCGCACCCGGACAAGCAGATCTTCGCCGACCTGAAGATCATGGACACCGGCGACCTCGAGGCCAACCTCGCGTTCGAGGCCGGCGCCGACCTGGTCACCGTCCTCGGAGTCGCCGACAACAGCACCATCAAGGGCGCCGTCGGCGCCGGGCGCGCCCACGGCAAGAGCGTCGTGGTCGACCTCATCGGCGTCAAGGACAAGGTGACCCGCGCCCGCGAGGTCACCGAGCTGGGCGCGACCTTCGTCGAGATCCACGCCGGGCTGGACGAACAGGCCCAGGACGGGTACTCCCTGGACACCCTGCTGACCGCGGGCAAGGAGGCCGGCGTCCCGTTCTCGGTCGCCGGAGGCGTCTCACCCAGCACGATCGGCGCCGTCCAGTCCGCCGGTGCCCAGGTCGCCGTCGTCGGCAGCGCAATCTACTCCGCCGAGGACCCGGCGTCCGCCGCCGCAGCCGTGCGCCAGGCAGTCACCGCCTGAGGAAGCCTCCGACCCGCTGACCTGTGGGTCGAGCTCCCGCCTGAAGGACGACTCTGCGAGGTTCGTGGTGATCTTGCCGGTCGCGTCGTGACGCATGAGGGCTCGTGGCCCGGCTGAGACTTGCGTCCTAAGACATTCAGAATCAGAGGGCCACGAGCCCAGTGCGGAGCCAAGGTGCTGCCCACGAAAACTCGTGTCGACACCCCCCCCCGGGACAGACCACCGCAACGAAAGGCAACGTCGGGACGACCTGGAGCATCCTGCACGCTCGCCTTGTCTCCACGACGGCGGGGCTCCTTCGATTTCGGATGGCTGGTCCTCCCAGACCACCGTCGTCGAAGGAGCCCCGCCGTCCTGGTGGAGACACACGGATGGGGAATCTCAGCGAGCAGGTCCGCGGACGTGTACCTGAGCGCCGTCAACGTCGGCGCTGCCCCCTCCTTTCGTCGAGGGCGCCGGCCGCCGGTCCGAGGGCCGGCGGGCGACGCCCACCACGGATGTCACGGAAGGCTTGGCCGCCAGGGCGGGCAGCAAGGGCCGTGCCGGCGTTGGCCGGGATGGTGGGGTCGAGGACGACCTTGATCGCGCCGTCCTGCGTCTTCTGGAAGGCCTCGTACGCCCCGGGCCCGTCCTCCAGCGAGAGCCGGTGGGTGCGCAGGTCCAGCACGCCGAGTGGGTAGCCGGGTCCGCTCTAGCCCGTGGGTGGACACAAGTCGTGCCTGGGCAGCGTCGGTGAGGCCGAAGTAGGACCACCAGAGCTGGCCGGCGATGAGCACCGCCAGGATGACCGCTGTAAGTACGCCCGGTTGACTCAGGCCTCGGGGTTGGCGCCGGTCCCGACCTGGACGATGGTCTCGCCAAGGGCGATGATGATGATCAGCCCGTGCCGGTCGACGAAGTAGCGGGGCAGCACGCGAAGTCCCCCGACTCCGACAACCAGCGGGCCGCCGAGGTCGATCAGCGCGGCGAGGATCCACACCAGCTCCCGGTACGGCGCATCGAGGAACGCCGCGAGCAGGACGAGGCAGGGTCCGGCCAACAGGCTGGGCATCAGATGGATGGCCGCTGATCGCTGCTCGCGGCTGTGCCAGGTCTCGAGTGCCAGGAGCACCAGGTGCACGAGCCGCACACACAGGAAGGCCACCGCGAAGACCAGAGCCCGATCGCCGAAAGCATCTGGTAGCGCGATGCCGGCGACCAGCATCGCTGCCATGGCGGCAATAGTCAGGACCCGCGCCGCCACTCCGGCATCGCCGGTGCTGTTGGTCAGCCAGGCGTAGCAGACCCAGGTCCACCACACTGCTGTCAACGCCAACGCGCCTCGTCCGAGTCCCAGCCACGAACTCTCGGCAAGCATCAGTTGGGTGACCTGGGACATCGGGAACACGAAGACCAGGTCGAAGAACAGCTCCAGGGCGTCTGTGGTCCGGTCGTCCTTCTCGGTGCCCGGCTCGGCGCTATTCACATCCATCGATGCCCTTCTGACGGGATCGGGACGGCGCAGGAGCAGCGTCGTTGCCCTCAGTCGATCACCGGGGTCCTCCGACCGCAAGGCACGGGCGCAGCCCAGGAGTCAGCGCATCTCGGCCAGTGACCCTCGCAGTCTTGCCCACCGACCCTTTCTCGACTCGGTCAAGAGCTGCGGCGTAGCGCGTCGCCGTACGCGTACATTCCCTCGGCGCCCTCGATGGCGAACGTTGTCAGTCGAGCAGCGGACCCGCCCAGCGCCAGTCGTCCTGCGGCCCGAGGTACTCGACCCGCTGCACGTCCTCGTCGTGGTCGCCGTCCCTCGCCCAGGCGAGCGCGGCCGCGTGGTCCTCGAAGTCACCCTCCTCGACGACGTCACCCATGGCGTCCAGGAACCGGTAGGAGGTCATGTCCCGGGATTCTCCTCCACGCGCGCAGCGTGTCAAGATGGATCGTGACCTACGACCCGAGCGACACCTTCGTGCACGTGCGGGGCGCCAGCGAGCACAACCTGCGCGACGTCGACGTCGACATCCCCCGCGACGCCATGGTCGCCTTCACCGGGGTCTCCGGATCCGGCAAGTCGTCGCTTGCTTTCGGCACGCTGTACTCCGAGGCGCAGCGCCGCTACTTCGAGTCGGTTGCGCCGTACGCCCGTCGGCTGCTGCAACAGGTCGGTGCGCCGCACGTGCAGGAGATCACCGGACTCCCGCCGGCCGTGGCCCTCCAGCAGCGGCGTGGTGCGCCCAGCTCGCGGTCGACGGTCGGCACGATCACGACGCTGTCGAACCTGCTCCGGATGCTCTACTCACGAGCGGGGAGCTACCCGTCGGGTGCCGCGCACCTGGCCGCCGAAGCCTTCTCGCCGAACACCGCCGCCGGTGCCTGCCTGCGCTGCCACGGGCTGGGCGTCGTGCACGACGTGGCCGAGGACCTCCTCGTCCCGGACCCGTCGCTGAGCATCCGCGACGGCGCGATCGCGGCCTGGCCCGGTGCCTGGCAGGGTGCCAACCTCCGCAGCATCGTGAGTGGTCTCGACATCGACATCGAGAAGCCCTGGAGCAGGCTGAGGAAGCAGGACCGGGACTGGCTGCTCTTCACCGACGAGCAGCCATCGGTGCTGATCAAACCCCAACGGGACCGCATCGACCACGGCTACTACGGGAAGTTCTGGAGCGCCCGCAAGCACGTCATGCACGTGCTCTCCGACTCCACGAGCGAGCGGATGCGCGAACGGGCGCTGCGGTTCGTGCGCAGCGTGGCCTGTCCTGAGTGTCACGGCAGCGGGCTGCGGCCGGAGGCGCTCGCGGTCA
The window above is part of the Agrococcus sp. ARC_14 genome. Proteins encoded here:
- a CDS encoding signal peptidase II — translated: MTLLGYVSALAAVAIDQLSKVWAEATLAVGERHPVLGDMLAMQLTYNPGAAFSLGASATPLITVLAAAGTMFAAWLTWRTTSLPWALSLGLILGGALGNIIDRLARHPGPGRGHVVDFIAYADWFIGNVADVFVFGGLALCIAFAFMGKPMRP
- a CDS encoding transposase, whose protein sequence is MTAPHIVDPAGVLAEALTDASPDLMRSLLQTMINADADTVVGAEWGQPSPDRTTHRNGYRHRPLDTRVGTVDVAIPKPGRRACRSAGCVRPRRRRSRRMPAARRGRRGVWRGSLGPPDDAPCVGLRSG
- a CDS encoding helix-turn-helix transcriptional regulator, whose amino-acid sequence is MEAPQSDRSETGRDPDRFAVAIRSLLAILRSDRLTDRVARVEAEQLATRTMIALRETVEAEQAEAFEPAVGAFEKLKDELAPLNRFGDMAIEFIPPPATGRAVPAPTARAARAAVRNALLVHLDAGDVTRERIEWACDGTNLLVNMHDDGPGQVRREDDALRPVAEHVESAGGTWDLDSTPGWGSHLQIVFPLDPPAPATGTALEDLTPRQRQVVVLIAQGMTNPEVADHLGISANTVKFHVRQAMRHLGASRRSELAALAASGGNPA
- the hxlB gene encoding 6-phospho-3-hexuloisomerase, producing the protein MSTTVQTAPCASSSTSTVVQIAEEISGVAARIQHDETAALEAAADRIRGARRVFVHGAGRSGIALRMVAMRLMHLGLEAHVVGEATAPALGEGDLLIAASGSGTTGSVVRVAEATRSAGGEVLALTTDDASPLAALATTTVVVPAAAKSDRSSRVTAQYAGSLFEQSVLVVGDALFAVLWHRSGQDRDQLKARHANLE
- the hxlA gene encoding 3-hexulose-6-phosphate synthase, which translates into the protein MKIQFAIDTTTTQKALELAAAAAPSVDILELGTPLIKSEGTAAITALKNAHPDKQIFADLKIMDTGDLEANLAFEAGADLVTVLGVADNSTIKGAVGAGRAHGKSVVVDLIGVKDKVTRAREVTELGATFVEIHAGLDEQAQDGYSLDTLLTAGKEAGVPFSVAGGVSPSTIGAVQSAGAQVAVVGSAIYSAEDPASAAAAVRQAVTA
- a CDS encoding low temperature requirement protein A, which produces MDVNSAEPGTEKDDRTTDALELFFDLVFVFPMSQVTQLMLAESSWLGLGRGALALTAVWWTWVCYAWLTNSTGDAGVAARVLTIAAMAAMLVAGIALPDAFGDRALVFAVAFLCVRLVHLVLLALETWHSREQRSAAIHLMPSLLAGPCLVLLAAFLDAPYRELVWILAALIDLGGPLVVGVGGLRVLPRYFVDRHGLIIIIALGETIVQVGTGANPEA